Proteins encoded in a region of the Stieleria neptunia genome:
- a CDS encoding sulfatase family protein encodes MNLQEHTRPLFQAFVVTVAFLSLGVAAEADDKRPNILVILTDDQRYDAMGFVGHPFLKTPHIDRIAREGAHLKNAFVTTSLCSPSRASILTGLYAHNHRVVDNYNPIPKGLRYFPEYLQEAGYETAFIGKWHMGGMIDHVQPGFDHWISFKGQGVYFGDLNEGKVKGRYVPQVNRDGFNVNGKRVPQKGYVTDILDRFSREWLEDRKGDKPWMLYLSHKAVHADFLPANRHAFSYQDAPFERPKSWFESPEEFTDVPRWVQHQRNSRHGVEFAYYTNLNIETYYKRYCETIRAIDESTGRIMSLLESRGELDNTLIIYLGDNGFLFGEHGLIDKRCAYEASIRIPMVMRCPKQFDGGQTIDDVVANIDVAPTLLDAAGIDKPEHMDGESFLPLLQGKDVDWRDYLLYEYYWERNYPQTPTMHALCGKRYKYIRYHGVWDIDELFDLEKDPGEKRNLINDPAHQELIAELNTKLFEALRETNGTEMPILQDRGTKFLHRKDAGSRGTDFPNWFYRQPEASWQPSQ; translated from the coding sequence ATGAACTTGCAAGAACATACGAGACCACTCTTCCAGGCATTCGTCGTAACAGTGGCGTTTCTTTCATTGGGTGTTGCTGCCGAAGCCGATGACAAACGCCCGAATATCCTGGTCATTCTGACTGATGATCAACGCTACGACGCGATGGGATTCGTGGGCCATCCATTTCTCAAGACTCCTCATATCGATCGGATCGCCAGGGAGGGAGCTCATCTGAAGAACGCCTTCGTCACCACTTCGCTTTGCTCGCCCAGCCGGGCGTCAATTCTGACCGGACTCTATGCTCACAATCACCGGGTAGTCGACAACTACAATCCGATTCCGAAGGGGCTGCGGTACTTTCCCGAGTATCTGCAGGAAGCCGGTTACGAGACGGCCTTCATCGGAAAGTGGCACATGGGCGGAATGATTGATCACGTTCAGCCGGGCTTCGATCATTGGATCAGCTTCAAAGGACAGGGCGTGTATTTTGGAGATCTCAATGAAGGCAAGGTGAAAGGACGGTATGTCCCCCAGGTCAATCGGGACGGATTCAATGTCAACGGAAAACGTGTTCCCCAGAAAGGGTATGTCACCGATATCCTTGACCGGTTTAGCCGCGAGTGGCTCGAGGATCGAAAGGGGGATAAGCCATGGATGCTTTACCTGTCCCACAAAGCGGTTCATGCCGACTTTCTCCCTGCCAACCGCCATGCCTTCTCCTACCAGGATGCTCCTTTCGAGCGTCCCAAGAGTTGGTTTGAAAGTCCTGAAGAGTTCACCGATGTTCCACGATGGGTGCAGCATCAACGGAACAGCCGACACGGCGTCGAATTCGCCTACTACACCAACCTGAACATCGAAACCTATTACAAACGTTACTGTGAGACGATCCGGGCGATTGACGAGAGCACCGGTCGAATCATGAGCCTGCTTGAGTCCAGGGGCGAATTGGACAATACCCTTATCATCTATCTGGGAGATAACGGCTTTCTGTTCGGTGAACATGGATTGATTGACAAACGCTGCGCGTACGAGGCATCAATCCGGATTCCCATGGTGATGAGATGCCCGAAACAGTTTGATGGCGGCCAGACCATTGACGACGTGGTGGCCAATATTGACGTGGCGCCGACGCTTCTGGACGCCGCGGGGATCGACAAACCGGAGCACATGGATGGTGAGTCATTCCTTCCGCTGTTGCAGGGCAAAGATGTCGATTGGAGAGACTACCTGTTGTACGAGTATTACTGGGAGCGGAATTATCCTCAGACACCGACGATGCATGCCCTCTGCGGAAAACGATACAAGTACATTCGGTATCACGGAGTCTGGGATATTGATGAGCTGTTCGACCTGGAGAAGGACCCCGGGGAAAAACGCAACCTGATCAATGATCCGGCGCATCAGGAGTTGATCGCGGAATTGAACACGAAGCTGTTTGAAGCATTGCGGGAGACGAACGGAACTGAAATGCCTATTCTGCAGGACCGGGGAACCAAGTTTCTCCACCGCAAAGACGCGGGAAGCCGGGGCACTGATTTTCCAAATTGGTTCTACCGGCAGCCTGAGGCTTCATGGCAACCAAGTCAGTAG
- a CDS encoding DoxX family protein, which translates to MNGKLIGYWLLTGLFCLAMGAAGVLNLIRFEGQQESMSGLGYPVYLMSILGIAKVLGVIALLIPKTPLLKEWAYAGFTFDLLGASASHGFARHAIPEVIVPLVFLAVLAGSYSLRPVSRRLHFHAEPVALTPETQS; encoded by the coding sequence ATGAACGGAAAGCTAATCGGCTACTGGCTCTTAACGGGGCTCTTTTGCCTGGCGATGGGCGCGGCAGGTGTTTTGAACCTGATCCGCTTCGAGGGGCAGCAAGAATCGATGTCGGGTCTGGGTTATCCCGTGTACCTGATGTCGATTCTGGGAATCGCAAAGGTGCTCGGCGTCATTGCACTGTTGATTCCAAAGACACCGCTGCTGAAGGAATGGGCCTACGCGGGTTTCACCTTTGATCTGCTAGGGGCATCAGCTTCGCATGGGTTTGCCCGTCATGCGATCCCGGAAGTCATCGTTCCCTTGGTGTTTCTCGCTGTGCTCGCTGGTTCGTACTCACTGCGACCAGTCAGTCGCCGCCTTCACTTTCACGCCGAACCAGTAGCGCTTACACCGGAGACTCAGTCGTGA
- a CDS encoding TetR/AcrR family transcriptional regulator produces MNRLSRDIFVERTRELLTRQGCTDVSLSTVLNACDANKGSLYHFFPKGKDELVVAAIQRQAGFAISMNQDFLTRSDSTAEAVFHCLESLAKKMAASDFNLCLPFSAVGAISGDASEELRSACADTLAKLESLFAESLKREGLSAKLAKEIASLIVSTVEGALLQARTRKIATPLKVAATALRSAIEFHTSAS; encoded by the coding sequence ATGAACCGACTCTCACGCGACATTTTTGTCGAACGCACTCGAGAATTGTTGACTCGGCAAGGGTGCACTGACGTTAGCCTGTCTACCGTGCTCAATGCTTGTGACGCCAACAAAGGCTCCCTTTATCACTTCTTCCCCAAGGGGAAGGATGAGCTGGTCGTTGCGGCGATCCAAAGGCAAGCCGGTTTTGCAATCAGCATGAATCAGGATTTTCTCACTCGGTCGGACTCCACCGCCGAGGCTGTTTTCCATTGCCTTGAATCACTTGCAAAGAAGATGGCGGCTTCAGACTTCAACCTGTGCCTGCCGTTTTCCGCCGTTGGAGCAATCTCAGGGGACGCCAGTGAAGAGCTGCGTTCCGCATGCGCCGATACGCTGGCCAAGTTGGAGTCACTTTTCGCAGAATCGCTCAAGCGGGAGGGGCTTTCGGCGAAGTTAGCGAAGGAGATCGCTTCTCTGATTGTTTCCACCGTGGAGGGGGCCTTGCTGCAAGCGAGAACTCGCAAGATAGCCACGCCCCTCAAAGTAGCCGCTACAGCACTGCGAAGTGCGATCGAGTTCCATACATCCGCATCTTAG
- a CDS encoding sigma-70 family RNA polymerase sigma factor: MINSNEVTEAVNSRRHRQKKLFKTGGRIWAGANYRSMNLESNGPEPQHSVSEADFVRLFARHELALRNYARLMLPDWNGVDDVLQDASITMWENRQQLQDESGFLPWGKVIVRHRCFNAIAKMRRDRLVLDKNVLELIASEEEAESESENLVSIQHSLADCLGKLPPQRRELVLAPYRGAGEVKTLAEQAGKTPNSLYKIIGRLRARLSRCVEEKLRLEIS, translated from the coding sequence TTGATCAATTCAAATGAGGTGACGGAAGCTGTCAATTCGCGGCGACACAGGCAAAAAAAACTTTTTAAAACGGGCGGCAGAATCTGGGCTGGCGCGAACTATAGAAGTATGAACCTGGAATCCAACGGCCCCGAACCACAACATTCCGTATCCGAAGCGGATTTTGTGCGTCTGTTCGCTCGGCATGAGCTGGCGTTGCGGAACTATGCGCGTCTGATGCTGCCCGATTGGAACGGCGTGGATGATGTGCTGCAGGATGCCAGCATCACGATGTGGGAAAACCGGCAGCAGCTTCAGGATGAAAGCGGCTTTCTGCCTTGGGGAAAAGTCATCGTTCGTCACAGGTGCTTCAATGCGATCGCAAAGATGCGTCGCGACCGACTGGTCCTCGATAAGAACGTCCTCGAATTGATCGCAAGCGAAGAAGAGGCTGAATCCGAGTCTGAAAACCTGGTCAGTATTCAACACTCTTTGGCGGATTGCCTCGGCAAGCTTCCTCCACAGCGCCGTGAACTAGTACTGGCACCCTATCGCGGGGCAGGCGAAGTGAAAACACTCGCCGAGCAAGCCGGAAAAACGCCCAACTCGCTCTACAAAATCATCGGCCGACTTCGTGCAAGACTGTCGCGGTGCGTCGAAGAAAAACTGAGACTGGAGATATCATGA
- a CDS encoding FecR domain-containing protein: MTKEEMNPEERIDQYLLGQATAEDVEVLNELLANDERLRKHYRFRVALEGGYREAAIRGESLVPMIDVSSAEAEAEAEAKQSSRKSFLYGIAVAAASLAAVALFAVTQWSPVDRETPSSITSTVAGIPVARLVTSLDANWRDIDPTPGAFLEQGSFRLDAGTVELEFNRGARVTLRGPSSFELKSTDLLHVSSGNLVARIPEEAIGFTIVTDEAEVVDLGTEFGLRVEDGGQTEVHVIEGLVEIFPREDSSNRSAESIRIEEGQAIRYKVGDAEEMGTERIPVRSSRGVLGTTQRSDLGLTFLQGNIRLKEMVSAADLKRPTSSWIEVIPEQSGVLLQQAIPVTLVAPGNYRVFGDSGQVIPAGTKVDSYLFHFRSEHPSPVQGVIKFDQEIVGLICEAGQLAVSDSILGQDGIRYPVASRQYRGLEPHIRSEKLDPEKGGGWTADEVTVSQDMMTIGLSVNVNPGLGVDQLRVLVRSKD, from the coding sequence ATGACCAAGGAAGAGATGAATCCCGAAGAGCGCATCGACCAGTACCTACTTGGGCAGGCGACGGCGGAAGACGTCGAAGTTCTGAACGAGCTGCTCGCCAACGATGAGCGACTGCGGAAGCACTATCGCTTCCGAGTTGCGTTGGAGGGCGGTTATCGAGAGGCTGCGATACGAGGCGAAAGTCTAGTGCCGATGATTGACGTTTCTTCAGCCGAAGCCGAAGCCGAAGCCGAGGCCAAGCAATCCTCTCGCAAGAGTTTTCTGTACGGTATTGCAGTAGCGGCAGCATCCCTCGCCGCCGTCGCCCTTTTTGCGGTAACGCAGTGGAGTCCCGTTGATCGAGAAACGCCATCCTCAATTACCTCCACAGTGGCAGGAATCCCAGTAGCGCGGCTGGTCACTTCGCTTGATGCGAATTGGCGTGACATTGATCCCACCCCCGGTGCTTTTCTTGAACAGGGCAGCTTTCGGTTAGATGCCGGAACGGTGGAACTGGAGTTCAACCGAGGCGCCCGAGTCACGCTTCGGGGGCCATCAAGTTTCGAGCTAAAGAGCACGGACTTGCTGCACGTGTCTTCCGGCAATCTTGTCGCGAGGATTCCAGAGGAAGCGATCGGCTTCACGATCGTGACCGATGAGGCAGAAGTCGTGGATTTGGGAACGGAGTTTGGGCTTAGGGTTGAAGACGGCGGTCAGACCGAGGTTCATGTCATTGAAGGTCTGGTCGAGATCTTTCCACGTGAGGATTCGAGCAATCGTTCCGCAGAGAGTATTCGCATCGAAGAGGGGCAGGCGATTCGATACAAGGTTGGCGATGCCGAAGAAATGGGAACGGAAAGAATCCCCGTTCGGTCTAGTCGCGGAGTATTGGGAACCACGCAACGGAGTGATCTTGGCCTCACTTTCCTGCAGGGAAATATCCGGTTGAAGGAAATGGTCTCCGCTGCCGACCTGAAACGTCCAACAAGTTCTTGGATCGAAGTGATTCCCGAGCAAAGCGGTGTTCTGCTCCAGCAAGCGATCCCGGTCACGCTGGTCGCGCCGGGCAACTATCGTGTCTTCGGTGACTCCGGTCAGGTCATCCCAGCAGGAACGAAAGTCGACAGCTACCTCTTTCATTTCCGTTCGGAACATCCCTCACCGGTCCAAGGTGTCATCAAGTTTGACCAAGAGATCGTCGGATTGATCTGTGAGGCGGGCCAGCTGGCTGTCAGCGATTCGATTCTCGGACAAGACGGAATACGGTATCCGGTGGCGAGCAGACAGTATCGCGGCCTGGAGCCGCACATTCGTTCTGAGAAGCTAGACCCAGAAAAGGGCGGAGGCTGGACGGCCGATGAAGTGACGGTCTCCCAAGACATGATGACAATTGGCTTGAGCGTCAACGTCAATCCCGGTCTTGGTGTGGATCAATTGAGAGTACTTGTGCGGAGCAAGGACTAG
- a CDS encoding agarase, which produces MNELPRRGFLHSSLAFGCGLAATPLLNPARASEVKTTQVAPSGFFTLGKRKDHWWLISPQGAPFFSMGLNHIDPASLRYPENLGIWRDKYGGSTLRWIKESVAPNLQAWGFNSVGWVQEVTVRQWRHSRAFTVDEYRALDMPYCHLLPFTESHQWEQHTVHYDFRSEDWKEWVDYVARSHCAELAEEKNLIGYFYSDCPTWIHNRPYNQWRGPIFDPERLKTEAGRTELSDLADGYYKTIHDAIRRYDKNHLILGDRYEANAPIAMEVIDAAKPYVDVLSFQDFRDPVQNLDEWHKKTGMPVLLADAAKIKWMTKPGEFTPNDGRWYAETLAALHQNPGCVGFHLCGAYQRNKGRRYGLLDEQERPDTMNVDLMKAANQEIVKWMEQTFGG; this is translated from the coding sequence ATGAATGAGCTTCCGCGAAGGGGCTTCCTGCACAGCAGCCTGGCGTTTGGGTGTGGCTTGGCCGCCACGCCATTGCTGAACCCTGCACGCGCGTCCGAAGTGAAAACGACCCAGGTTGCGCCGAGCGGTTTCTTTACACTTGGTAAGCGCAAAGATCACTGGTGGTTGATTTCACCTCAGGGAGCGCCGTTCTTCTCGATGGGATTGAACCATATCGATCCAGCGAGTCTGCGCTACCCCGAGAACCTTGGCATTTGGCGTGACAAGTATGGTGGTAGCACGCTGCGGTGGATTAAGGAATCTGTCGCACCCAATCTGCAGGCGTGGGGGTTCAACTCCGTCGGTTGGGTGCAGGAGGTAACTGTCAGGCAATGGCGGCATTCGCGAGCCTTTACCGTCGACGAGTATCGCGCGCTGGACATGCCGTATTGCCATTTGCTTCCTTTCACCGAATCACATCAGTGGGAGCAGCATACGGTTCACTACGATTTCCGCAGTGAAGACTGGAAGGAATGGGTGGACTACGTGGCGCGCTCGCACTGCGCAGAGCTGGCAGAGGAAAAGAACCTGATCGGCTATTTCTACAGCGACTGTCCTACATGGATTCACAACCGACCGTACAACCAGTGGCGCGGTCCGATTTTTGATCCTGAACGTCTAAAGACGGAAGCAGGGCGAACAGAACTAAGCGATCTGGCAGACGGCTACTACAAGACGATTCATGATGCTATTCGTCGCTACGACAAAAACCACTTGATCTTGGGGGATCGTTACGAGGCAAACGCGCCGATTGCGATGGAGGTGATCGATGCTGCGAAACCGTATGTCGACGTGTTGTCGTTCCAGGACTTCCGCGATCCTGTGCAGAATCTCGACGAGTGGCACAAGAAGACCGGAATGCCTGTGCTGCTGGCCGATGCTGCCAAAATCAAGTGGATGACGAAGCCGGGGGAATTCACTCCCAACGATGGCCGTTGGTACGCGGAAACTCTGGCGGCCTTGCATCAGAATCCAGGGTGCGTCGGCTTCCATCTGTGTGGGGCGTATCAGCGGAACAAAGGCCGGAGATACGGATTACTCGATGAACAAGAAAGGCCGGACACAATGAACGTGGATCTGATGAAGGCTGCCAATCAAGAGATCGTTAAGTGGATGGAACAGACTTTTGGAGGGTAG
- a CDS encoding agarase, with translation MMPTYNRRILLRGGLALGCGLATEPLLDPACASEVKTSQVEASGFFTLGKRGDHWWLITPDGKPFFTMGLNHIDPASLRYPENLDIWREKYGGSTLRWIQESVAPNLKAWGFNTVGWVQEVTVPKWQHSRAFTVDEYRALDMPYCHLLPFTESHQWEKHTVHYDFRSEDWKEWVDYVARSHCAELAEERNLIGYFYSDCPTWTHDRPDNKWRGPIFDPERLETEAGRRELSELATSYYKTTHDAIRRYDKHHLLLGDRYEANAPIAMEVVNAAKPFIDVLSFQDFRNPIKHLDEWHKKTGIPVLLADAAGLGGRSNGDFKPNNGAWYSKTLSALHGNAGCIGFHLCGAYQRNKARRRGLLDEMEKPDAQHVDQMRAANERVTQKMAQMFQD, from the coding sequence ATGATGCCGACCTACAATCGAAGGATTCTCCTGCGCGGCGGCTTGGCACTGGGATGTGGTTTGGCCACAGAGCCATTGCTCGATCCTGCATGCGCGTCCGAAGTAAAAACGAGTCAGGTAGAAGCGAGTGGTTTCTTTACGCTTGGTAAGCGCGGCGATCACTGGTGGTTGATAACACCCGATGGCAAGCCGTTCTTCACAATGGGGTTGAACCACATTGATCCTGCGAGTCTTCGGTACCCTGAGAATCTCGACATCTGGCGCGAAAAGTACGGCGGCAGTACGCTTCGATGGATCCAGGAATCTGTCGCGCCCAACCTGAAGGCGTGGGGCTTCAACACAGTCGGCTGGGTGCAGGAAGTCACCGTCCCGAAGTGGCAGCATTCGCGTGCGTTCACGGTGGACGAGTACCGAGCGCTGGACATGCCGTATTGTCATTTGCTTCCTTTCACCGAATCCCATCAATGGGAGAAGCATACCGTCCACTACGACTTCCGCAGTGAAGACTGGAAGGAGTGGGTCGACTACGTGGCACGGTCTCATTGCGCGGAACTGGCCGAAGAACGTAATCTCATCGGTTACTTCTACAGCGATTGCCCGACGTGGACTCACGATAGACCCGACAACAAATGGCGAGGTCCAATTTTTGACCCCGAGCGATTGGAGACAGAAGCTGGGCGAAGAGAACTGAGCGAACTGGCAACGAGCTACTACAAGACCACGCACGACGCCATCCGTCGCTACGACAAGCACCATTTGCTGCTGGGCGATCGCTACGAAGCCAACGCGCCGATCGCCATGGAAGTTGTGAATGCGGCGAAGCCGTTTATCGACGTGTTGTCGTTCCAGGACTTCAGAAACCCGATTAAACACCTGGACGAGTGGCACAAGAAAACGGGCATTCCTGTATTGCTCGCCGACGCCGCCGGTCTGGGCGGGCGCAGTAACGGGGATTTTAAACCGAACAACGGGGCGTGGTACTCGAAGACGCTGTCAGCGCTTCACGGGAACGCGGGTTGCATTGGCTTCCATCTTTGCGGGGCCTATCAACGCAACAAGGCTCGCCGACGTGGACTCCTCGACGAAATGGAAAAGCCCGATGCGCAACACGTCGATCAAATGAGGGCTGCGAATGAACGGGTCACCCAGAAGATGGCCCAGATGTTTCAAGACTAA
- a CDS encoding sulfatase-like hydrolase/transferase: MKLTQARTQMHNKVVTRITSCIACMMCGLASATAQSAEPDDRPNVILVMTDDQGYGDVRSHDNPLIDTPNLDQLAKDGARFKNFFVSPLCAPTRASLLTGRYHIRTGTVNVSNNLEIMRAEETTIAELFKANGYSTALFGKWHNGEHYPHNPNGQGFDEFVGFCAGHTGNYFDPILEHNGGTIETRGFITDVLTDKAMQWIEANRNEKFFCYIPYNAPHTPYQVPDAYYEKYNARGLNVKNATIYGMVENVDYNMGRLLKKVEELGLQEDTIVLFLTDNGPNTPDRYNGGMKGHKGQVDEGGVRVPLFVRWSGHIKPDRVVDGLAAHIDLLPTLADLCEIEVPDSLRLDGRSLRASLLDEQSDPSDRMIFTHRYWAKELQLPNGAARSLRYRYVLTAREESLFDLVEDPGQKKDISKEFPKQFQRHRAAYRDWFADVSKDWELESLIPCGYREFPITHLHAVQSTLSGTLKFHGRGFHHDWIVNWVEADDKITWDIDVVESGTYRVAVKYTCPRKDTGSKVRIQVNGNGLTSVVDRPFDPAQFPNHDRAPRAGELEKPWATLELGKMEMEQGITKLVLSADRMPGTQVMEVREVILERVFSD, from the coding sequence ATGAAGTTAACACAAGCCAGAACTCAAATGCACAACAAGGTCGTTACAAGAATTACGAGTTGCATTGCCTGCATGATGTGTGGGCTGGCCAGCGCTACGGCTCAGTCAGCTGAACCGGACGATCGCCCCAATGTGATTCTGGTGATGACAGATGACCAGGGATACGGCGATGTGCGTTCGCACGATAACCCGTTGATTGATACACCGAATCTGGATCAGTTGGCGAAGGATGGCGCACGCTTCAAAAACTTCTTCGTTTCACCTCTTTGTGCTCCTACTCGAGCCAGCTTGTTGACGGGACGTTATCACATCCGCACGGGAACAGTGAATGTGTCCAACAACCTGGAGATCATGCGGGCCGAGGAAACCACGATTGCGGAGCTATTCAAGGCCAACGGCTACAGCACGGCTCTATTTGGAAAATGGCACAACGGCGAACACTATCCTCACAACCCAAATGGACAGGGTTTTGATGAGTTCGTTGGTTTTTGTGCTGGGCATACCGGGAACTACTTTGATCCGATCCTTGAACACAACGGCGGAACGATCGAAACCCGGGGCTTCATCACCGACGTTTTGACCGACAAGGCGATGCAGTGGATCGAAGCCAATCGCAACGAGAAGTTCTTCTGTTACATCCCTTACAACGCACCGCACACGCCCTATCAGGTGCCGGATGCGTACTATGAAAAATACAACGCCCGTGGTTTGAATGTGAAGAACGCGACGATCTACGGGATGGTCGAAAATGTTGACTACAACATGGGCCGTCTTCTAAAGAAAGTGGAAGAGCTCGGCCTGCAAGAGGACACCATCGTCCTGTTCCTTACCGACAACGGACCCAACACACCCGATCGCTACAACGGCGGCATGAAGGGGCACAAAGGGCAGGTGGACGAAGGCGGCGTGCGTGTCCCTCTCTTCGTGCGTTGGAGCGGTCACATCAAACCTGATCGCGTTGTCGATGGACTCGCCGCTCACATCGATCTTCTGCCAACACTGGCGGATCTTTGCGAGATCGAAGTCCCCGACAGTCTTCGGTTGGACGGACGTAGCCTCAGGGCATCGCTTCTGGATGAGCAATCCGACCCGAGCGATCGGATGATATTTACCCATCGCTATTGGGCGAAGGAGTTGCAACTACCCAATGGTGCGGCCAGAAGCCTCCGCTACCGCTACGTCCTGACAGCGAGAGAGGAATCTCTCTTTGACCTGGTTGAAGATCCTGGCCAGAAGAAAGACATCAGCAAGGAGTTTCCCAAGCAGTTCCAACGACATCGGGCAGCCTATCGCGATTGGTTTGCAGACGTCTCGAAAGACTGGGAATTGGAATCACTCATCCCCTGTGGATATCGCGAGTTTCCGATCACACACCTTCACGCGGTGCAATCAACACTGAGCGGAACGCTCAAGTTTCACGGCAGAGGATTCCATCATGACTGGATCGTCAACTGGGTTGAGGCTGATGACAAGATCACATGGGACATCGATGTCGTGGAATCAGGCACCTATCGCGTCGCCGTTAAATACACCTGCCCGAGGAAGGACACGGGATCGAAAGTTCGCATTCAGGTGAACGGTAACGGGCTCACATCCGTCGTTGATCGGCCTTTTGATCCCGCTCAATTTCCGAATCACGATCGAGCCCCCCGTGCCGGCGAGTTGGAGAAACCGTGGGCAACCCTCGAACTCGGAAAAATGGAAATGGAACAAGGAATAACGAAGCTGGTTCTCTCAGCAGATCGGATGCCTGGCACTCAGGTGATGGAAGTCCGAGAAGTCATTTTGGAAAGAGTCTTCTCCGACTAA